A genomic region of Roseateles amylovorans contains the following coding sequences:
- the fahA gene encoding fumarylacetoacetase, producing MSHSLFAADTWRHLDHTHDPALTSWVDSANQPDTDFPIQNLPLGMARQRSPQTGDDGAAAAGTGTGTGSFRPMTAIGDQALDLIRAADAGVFSEPVATALRACESLGLNPLMAAGAHLRGDCRLQLFAALRSDAPAELQARLSQALIPLSEIEHTLPCRIGDYTDFYAGIHHATAVGKLFRPDQPLLPNYKWVPIGYHGRASSIGVSGQTFRRPMGQTKAPDAEAPSFGPCKRLDYELEVGALVGVGNEAGQPIGIDAAEQHLFGLVLLNDWSARDVQAWEYQPLGPFLAKSFATTISPWVITAEALAPFRRAFVRAEGDPAPLPYLDGAANRESGAISIQLEVHLQTRAMREAGELPARLMGSDFGDAYWTFAQMLTHHASNGCNLQPGDLFGSGTQSGAAADQGGSLLELTQGGKQALTLPNGEQRTFLQDGDSVALVGFCTAEGRRRIGFGACVGTVLPAVG from the coding sequence ATGAGCCATTCCCTCTTTGCCGCCGACACCTGGCGCCATCTCGACCACACCCACGATCCGGCGCTGACGAGCTGGGTCGACTCGGCCAACCAGCCCGACACCGATTTCCCGATCCAGAACCTGCCGCTGGGCATGGCTCGTCAACGTTCGCCGCAAACGGGCGACGACGGTGCAGCGGCGGCCGGCACCGGCACCGGCACCGGCAGCTTCCGCCCGATGACCGCCATCGGCGACCAGGCGCTGGACCTGATCCGCGCGGCCGACGCGGGCGTGTTCTCCGAACCGGTCGCCACCGCCCTGCGCGCCTGCGAATCGCTGGGCCTGAACCCGCTGATGGCCGCCGGTGCGCACCTGCGTGGCGACTGCCGGCTGCAGCTGTTCGCCGCGCTGCGGTCGGACGCTCCAGCCGAGCTTCAGGCGCGTCTGTCCCAGGCGCTGATCCCGCTCAGCGAGATCGAGCACACCCTGCCCTGCCGCATCGGCGACTACACCGACTTCTATGCCGGCATCCATCACGCGACCGCCGTCGGCAAGCTGTTCCGCCCCGACCAGCCGCTGCTGCCCAACTACAAGTGGGTGCCGATCGGGTACCACGGCCGGGCGTCGTCCATCGGTGTGAGCGGCCAGACCTTTCGGCGACCGATGGGACAGACGAAGGCGCCGGATGCCGAGGCCCCCAGCTTCGGCCCCTGCAAGCGCCTGGACTACGAACTGGAGGTGGGCGCCTTGGTGGGCGTCGGCAATGAGGCTGGACAGCCGATCGGCATCGACGCCGCAGAGCAGCATCTCTTCGGTCTGGTGTTGCTGAACGATTGGTCCGCGCGGGATGTGCAGGCCTGGGAATACCAGCCGCTGGGACCGTTCCTGGCCAAGAGCTTCGCGACCACGATCTCGCCCTGGGTGATCACGGCGGAGGCCCTGGCGCCGTTCCGCCGGGCCTTCGTGCGGGCGGAGGGAGACCCTGCGCCGTTGCCTTATCTGGACGGGGCCGCGAACCGGGAGAGCGGCGCCATCTCGATCCAGCTGGAAGTGCATCTGCAGACCCGCGCGATGCGCGAGGCGGGCGAGCTGCCGGCGCGGTTGATGGGCTCGGACTTTGGCGATGCCTATTGGACCTTCGCCCAGATGCTGACCCATCACGCCAGCAACGGCTGCAACCTGCAGCCTGGCGACCTGTTCGGTTCCGGCACCCAGAGCGGCGCGGCGGCCGATCAGGGCGGCTCGCTGCTGGAGCTGACGCAAGGCGGCAAGCAAGCCCTGACCCTGCCCAACGGCGAGCAGCGCACCTTCCTTCAGGACGGCGACAGCGTGGCCCTGGTGGGCTTCTGCACCGCCGAGGGCCGTCGACGCATCGGCTTTGGCGCCTGCGTCGGGACGGTGCTGCCCGCCGTGGGCTGA